From Sphingobium sp. RAC03, a single genomic window includes:
- a CDS encoding phosphoribosylglycinamide synthetase, translating to MLTHIDRCIRISPADKARLRLLFLAKHARASGQPDAVDGNHALYHHEMRSTLEAIGLHVRVADSYEALFDRPDVDFVVTLLNRGGFQNSEMLAPLLLSWRAMPHMGASPILRGVSDDKYLSKLIAQAHGVPTMAAQVFRRGGLPAQPGFAAERLVVKPNASSASWGLAMVDSWDEALAHVDHLQALGHDALVEAWAPLLDIAVPVVGGSGGQPWILPPMMYVPADPHRARSHEEKRGLIDAGDDPLVLVEDRDLLARLDDLTRRLLPELWPFDYGRFEFRYDPATGAVQFMEVNLSCNLWSKKTISRSAASIGVDHQTLVETIIGHSLERQGLLTEVPMRVAA from the coding sequence ATGCTGACCCATATCGACCGCTGCATCCGCATTTCCCCGGCCGACAAGGCCCGGTTGCGCCTGCTCTTCCTCGCCAAACATGCCCGCGCATCCGGCCAACCCGATGCGGTCGATGGCAATCACGCCCTCTATCATCATGAGATGCGATCGACGCTGGAGGCGATCGGCCTGCATGTTCGCGTCGCCGACAGCTATGAAGCGCTGTTCGACCGGCCCGATGTCGATTTCGTGGTGACCCTGCTCAATCGTGGCGGCTTCCAGAATAGCGAGATGTTAGCGCCCCTGCTGCTCAGCTGGCGCGCCATGCCGCACATGGGCGCAAGCCCCATATTGCGCGGCGTGTCCGACGACAAATATCTCTCCAAGCTGATCGCGCAGGCGCATGGCGTCCCGACCATGGCGGCGCAGGTCTTTCGGCGCGGCGGCCTGCCCGCGCAGCCCGGCTTTGCGGCCGAACGGCTGGTGGTCAAGCCCAACGCCTCCTCCGCCTCCTGGGGGCTGGCGATGGTCGATAGCTGGGACGAAGCGCTCGCCCATGTCGATCATCTCCAGGCCTTGGGCCATGACGCGCTGGTCGAAGCCTGGGCACCCCTGCTCGACATCGCCGTGCCGGTGGTGGGCGGCAGCGGCGGGCAGCCGTGGATATTGCCGCCGATGATGTATGTGCCCGCCGACCCCCATCGCGCCCGCAGCCATGAAGAAAAGCGCGGCCTGATCGACGCGGGCGATGATCCGCTGGTGCTGGTCGAGGATCGCGACTTGCTCGCCCGGCTCGACGACCTGACACGCCGTCTGCTGCCCGAATTATGGCCGTTCGACTATGGCCGGTTCGAGTTTCGCTATGATCCCGCGACCGGCGCGGTGCAATTCATGGAAGTGAACCTGTCCTGCAACCTCTGGTCCAAAAAGACCATTTCGCGCTCGGCCGCGTCGATTGGCGTCGATCATCAGACGCTGGTGGAAACCATCATCGGCCATAGCCTGGAACGGCAGGGTCTGCTGACCGAAGTGCCGATGCGGGTCGCGGCCTGA
- a CDS encoding 3'(2'),5'-bisphosphate nucleotidase CysQ — MSDAALAAHLAEVAGRILVEVRESGVFSAKALGKAGDQTANQFLCHALREVRGEDGLLSEEEKDNDDRLAQSRVWIVDPVDGTREYGEARADWAVHVGLAIDGAPVIGAVALPGFEGGVVLRTDEPRTVPPAPEKLRMVVSRTRPAAEAVAIAQKLDAELVPMGSAGAKAMAIILGQADIYLHSGGQYEWDSMAPAAVALAHGLHASRIDGSPLVYNQRDVYLPDLLICRQEHAEMVLGHIAALAQDAA, encoded by the coding sequence ATGAGCGACGCGGCGCTGGCCGCCCATCTGGCAGAAGTGGCCGGACGCATCCTGGTCGAGGTCCGCGAATCCGGGGTGTTCAGTGCCAAGGCACTGGGCAAGGCGGGCGACCAGACCGCCAACCAGTTCCTGTGCCATGCGCTGCGCGAAGTGCGGGGCGAGGATGGGCTGTTGTCGGAAGAAGAGAAGGACAATGACGACCGGCTCGCCCAGTCGCGCGTCTGGATCGTCGATCCGGTCGATGGCACGCGCGAATATGGCGAGGCGCGGGCCGACTGGGCGGTGCATGTCGGGCTGGCGATCGACGGAGCGCCGGTGATCGGCGCAGTGGCCTTGCCGGGGTTTGAGGGCGGCGTCGTGCTGCGGACGGATGAACCGCGCACCGTGCCGCCTGCGCCGGAAAAGCTGCGCATGGTGGTGTCGCGCACGCGGCCTGCCGCCGAAGCGGTGGCGATCGCGCAGAAGCTGGACGCGGAACTGGTGCCGATGGGATCGGCGGGGGCCAAGGCGATGGCGATCATATTGGGCCAGGCCGACATCTATCTCCATTCGGGCGGCCAATATGAATGGGACAGCATGGCCCCGGCCGCCGTCGCGCTGGCGCATGGCCTGCATGCCAGCCGCATCGACGGCAGTCCGCTCGTCTATAACCAGCGCGACGTCTATCTACCCGACCTGCTCATCTGTCGGCAGGAGCATGCGGAGATGGTGCTGGGGCATATTGCGGCACTGGCGCAGGACGCCGCCTGA
- a CDS encoding sugar-transfer associated ATP-grasp domain-containing protein — protein sequence MPTLRALPGRGDNDLLAAYRAGLTRHWPMRRHLLARLLAGAGQGGWTPAERHLLSDAVRQRGLSMRDRKGLHRLLNPGAFPFATNPLKNKQLFAEVARTAGLTIAPACNPDRGDLAAWLAAERDIIAKPSFRSKGQGVERFWRDEHWRGCDGPIGDDLLRARLLRVWREGGVIQRRLPTHAALVDLSPGALPTLRVMTCLDEDGVPEACGLALRLSAGGIRPVDNFNAGNLVLGVDAAGRCGPAWLGGGAGAPSLHTHHPKTGAPIERIILPDLPAAIALALNAHHVFRTGFTVIGWDVGLTDAGPMLVEGNWNPGTDILQLVEGRGLADMRLGALYRHHLDRLPAQAWCAARAIEWDRRRA from the coding sequence TTGCCCACGCTGCGCGCGTTGCCCGGTCGGGGCGACAATGACCTGCTTGCCGCCTATCGCGCGGGGCTGACCCGGCACTGGCCGATGCGTCGGCACCTGCTGGCGCGTTTGCTCGCGGGGGCCGGGCAGGGCGGCTGGACCCCGGCCGAGCGGCATCTCCTGTCCGATGCGGTGCGGCAGCGGGGACTGAGCATGCGCGACCGCAAGGGGCTGCACCGGCTGCTCAATCCGGGTGCCTTTCCCTTCGCCACCAATCCGCTCAAGAACAAGCAGCTCTTCGCGGAGGTCGCACGGACGGCGGGTCTGACGATCGCGCCCGCCTGCAATCCCGACCGCGGCGATCTCGCCGCCTGGCTGGCAGCCGAGCGCGACATCATTGCCAAGCCGAGCTTTCGATCGAAAGGGCAGGGGGTCGAGCGTTTCTGGCGTGATGAGCATTGGCGCGGCTGTGATGGCCCCATCGGCGACGACCTGCTACGAGCGCGGTTGCTGCGGGTGTGGCGCGAGGGCGGCGTGATCCAGCGCCGCCTGCCGACCCATGCGGCGCTTGTCGATCTGTCGCCCGGCGCGCTGCCGACCTTGCGGGTGATGACATGCCTTGATGAAGATGGCGTGCCCGAAGCCTGCGGCCTCGCGCTGCGGCTGTCGGCCGGGGGCATCCGTCCGGTCGATAATTTCAACGCGGGCAATCTGGTGCTGGGCGTCGATGCCGCCGGGCGCTGCGGTCCCGCCTGGCTTGGCGGCGGTGCAGGTGCGCCTAGCCTGCATACGCACCACCCCAAGACAGGCGCGCCGATCGAGCGCATTATCCTACCCGACCTCCCCGCCGCGATCGCGCTGGCGCTGAACGCGCACCATGTCTTTCGCACCGGCTTCACGGTCATCGGCTGGGATGTCGGCTTGACCGACGCCGGGCCTATGTTGGTCGAGGGCAATTGGAACCCCGGCACCGACATCCTGCAATTGGTGGAGGGGCGCGGCCTCGCGGACATGCGGCTGGGCGCGCTCTATCGCCATCATCTCGACCGATTGCCTGCGCAAGCCTGGTGCGCCGCCCGCGCCATCGAATGGGACCGGCGGCGGGCGTGA
- a CDS encoding glycosyltransferase — translation MRRPRHRMGPAAGVICVYVHALVATGVVRNARLIAADLAAQGHEVQLVTALPGGEGVPGVVHHALLPGAGRSRLWEKLRAAWALRGYLRANRPALLISAGNHGHGTVWAGSRGARGVQRVYRISNDIMRAIPGAPSGGIKRWGRAAMARLIAADAAHLVLVSPTLADTPAFHAAARAGRVTVIANGIDAAAARQHIGDTAPHPWFGGPLPVVLAIGRLAPQKNFATLLAAFAHLRMTRPARLIILGESRDDACTRLRTQATALGIADDLALPGTVANVFPWLARCDAFVLPSWWEGSANVLLEAMAVNAPCVASRSAGNAAQLLDGGRHGLLVDPADPRAMADALAHQINPATRLRPGDRIEAFGLEAVSKGWRDLVNRLLAGRS, via the coding sequence GTGCGCCGCCCGCGCCATCGAATGGGACCGGCGGCGGGCGTGATCTGCGTCTATGTCCACGCGCTGGTCGCGACCGGCGTGGTCCGCAATGCCCGGCTGATCGCCGCCGATCTCGCCGCGCAGGGGCATGAGGTGCAACTCGTCACCGCGCTGCCGGGCGGGGAGGGGGTGCCGGGCGTCGTCCATCATGCCCTGCTGCCCGGTGCAGGCCGATCGCGCCTGTGGGAAAAGCTGCGCGCGGCATGGGCGTTGCGCGGCTATCTGCGCGCCAACCGCCCGGCGCTGCTGATCTCGGCGGGCAATCACGGCCATGGCACCGTCTGGGCGGGCAGTCGCGGCGCGCGGGGCGTGCAGCGCGTCTATCGCATCAGCAATGACATCATGCGCGCCATCCCCGGCGCGCCATCGGGCGGCATCAAGCGCTGGGGCCGCGCCGCCATGGCGCGGCTCATCGCCGCCGATGCCGCGCATCTGGTGCTGGTGTCGCCGACTTTGGCCGACACGCCCGCTTTTCACGCAGCAGCGCGCGCAGGGCGGGTGACGGTGATCGCTAACGGCATAGACGCCGCCGCCGCGCGCCAGCATATCGGTGATACAGCCCCGCACCCCTGGTTCGGCGGCCCGCTGCCGGTCGTCCTAGCCATCGGCCGCCTCGCCCCGCAAAAGAATTTCGCGACCCTGCTCGCCGCCTTCGCTCATCTGCGCATGACCCGGCCTGCGCGCCTCATCATCCTGGGCGAGAGCCGCGACGATGCCTGCACGCGGTTGCGCACGCAGGCCACAGCGCTCGGCATTGCCGACGATCTGGCGCTGCCCGGCACGGTCGCCAATGTCTTTCCCTGGCTGGCGCGCTGCGACGCCTTCGTGCTGCCCTCCTGGTGGGAAGGCTCGGCCAATGTGCTGCTAGAGGCGATGGCGGTGAATGCACCTTGCGTCGCGTCGCGGAGCGCGGGCAATGCGGCGCAATTGCTCGATGGTGGTCGCCATGGCCTGCTGGTCGATCCGGCCGATCCGCGCGCGATGGCGGACGCACTGGCGCATCAGATCAACCCGGCGACCCGCCTCCGCCCCGGCGACCGGATCGAGGCCTTCGGTCTGGAGGCGGTATCCAAAGGGTGGCGTGATCTCGTCAATCGCCTGCTCGCCGGGCGATCCTGA
- a CDS encoding NTP transferase domain-containing protein: MGGRTSALVLAGKRDGATDPLALEAGVTHKCLVPVLDQPMLVHVIDALAASERIGEIRVAIEEPDVLAGLPQLRGLIASGRLVAIGARPNLVDSVLAAADGARFPLLITTADNVLLTPPAIAEMLDGCVAEGADAAVAFARRASVLAAHPEGQRKFYAFADDSYSNCNSYWLKDKAALAAAETFRSGGQFVKHPLRIIGAFGLLNLLRFRFGIGTLAATFARFSRRFRLTIAPVILSDGAVAIDVDNARTRGVASEVLGRCVTIAQAAE; the protein is encoded by the coding sequence ATGGGCGGGCGCACCTCCGCGCTGGTGTTGGCGGGCAAGCGCGACGGCGCGACCGATCCGCTCGCGCTGGAAGCGGGCGTCACCCATAAATGCCTGGTCCCGGTGCTGGATCAACCGATGCTGGTCCATGTCATCGACGCGCTGGCGGCGAGTGAGCGGATCGGCGAAATCCGTGTCGCGATCGAGGAACCGGACGTGCTGGCGGGTCTGCCGCAACTGCGCGGTCTGATCGCCAGCGGACGGCTGGTGGCGATCGGCGCGCGGCCCAATCTGGTGGATTCGGTGCTGGCGGCGGCCGACGGCGCGCGCTTTCCGCTGCTCATCACCACCGCCGACAATGTGCTGCTGACCCCGCCCGCCATCGCCGAAATGCTGGATGGCTGCGTGGCCGAGGGCGCAGATGCCGCCGTTGCCTTCGCCCGGCGCGCATCGGTGCTGGCCGCCCACCCGGAGGGGCAGCGCAAATTCTACGCCTTTGCCGATGACAGCTATTCCAACTGCAACAGCTATTGGCTCAAGGACAAAGCCGCACTGGCCGCCGCCGAAACTTTCCGGTCGGGCGGCCAGTTCGTCAAGCATCCGCTGCGCATCATCGGGGCTTTCGGTCTGCTCAATCTCCTGCGTTTCCGCTTCGGTATCGGCACGCTGGCCGCGACCTTCGCCCGCTTTTCACGCCGCTTCCGCCTGACCATCGCGCCGGTGATCCTGTCCGATGGTGCGGTCGCGATCGACGTCGACAACGCCCGCACGCGCGGGGTCGCGAGCGAGGTGCTTGGTCGCTGCGTCACCATCGCCCAGGCTGCGGAATAG